One window from the genome of Desulfonatronum thiodismutans encodes:
- a CDS encoding Lcl C-terminal domain-containing protein, with protein MKKLIAVAAMAVTLCLAGLVMSGTAFAQQCVDNGNGTVTEVYGGYDLMWQKATAGKMVWDVAMRYASSLSLGGHSDWRLPKLHELRLLYHSPCKSMMEVVETGYWSSITDAHDAGRAWRVDFDDGNVFSLHKSSDRYVRAVRAGQ; from the coding sequence ATGAAGAAGCTTATCGCGGTTGCAGCTATGGCGGTTACTCTTTGTCTGGCCGGGCTGGTTATGTCCGGAACGGCTTTCGCCCAGCAGTGCGTGGACAACGGAAACGGGACAGTGACGGAGGTCTACGGCGGATACGACCTGATGTGGCAGAAGGCCACGGCAGGTAAAATGGTCTGGGATGTCGCCATGAGGTATGCCTCCAGCCTTTCTTTAGGCGGGCATTCCGACTGGCGGTTGCCGAAATTGCATGAATTACGGCTACTGTACCATTCTCCCTGTAAATCTATGATGGAAGTAGTGGAGACCGGTTACTGGTCGTCTATTACCGACGCCCACGATGCGGGCCGCGCGTGGCGCGTCGACTTCGACGACGGCAACGTGTTCAGCCTCCATAAGTCGAGTGACCGCTACGTTCGTGCCGTGCGTGCCGGACAGTGA
- a CDS encoding Lcl C-terminal domain-containing protein, with protein sequence MSRCGAYSISGIGGWKLPSKDELQALHRAMRGGHPFAGDHSRLYWSSEAASDYRAWSVHMSDGSMGEYLRFYNFLAWPVRNVQ encoded by the coding sequence TTGTCCAGATGCGGTGCTTACAGCATCTCCGGAATTGGCGGCTGGAAGCTGCCGAGCAAGGATGAGCTTCAGGCTTTACACCGTGCAATGCGGGGCGGACATCCATTCGCCGGGGACCATTCGCGCCTCTACTGGTCCAGCGAGGCCGCCTCGGACTACCGCGCGTGGAGCGTGCATATGAGTGACGGCAGCATGGGCGAGTACCTCAGGTTCTACAACTTCCTCGCCTGGCCGGTCCGCAACGTACAGTGA